The following coding sequences lie in one Gorilla gorilla gorilla isolate KB3781 chromosome 5, NHGRI_mGorGor1-v2.1_pri, whole genome shotgun sequence genomic window:
- the HS3ST5 gene encoding heparan sulfate glucosamine 3-O-sulfotransferase 5, producing MLFKQQAWLRQKLLVLGSLAVGSLLYLVARVGSLDRLQPICPIEGRLGGARSQAEFPLRALQFKRGLLHEFRKGNASKEQVRLHDLVQQLPKAIIIGVRKGGTRALLEMLNLHPAVVKASQEIHFFDNDENYGKGIEWYRKKMPFSYPQQITIEKSPAYFITEEVPERIYKMNSSIKLLIIVREPTTRAISDYTQVLEGKERKNKTYYKFEKLAIDPNTCEVNTKYKAVRTSIYTKHLERWLKYFPIEQFHVVDGDRLITEPLPELQLVEKFLNLPPRISQYNLYFNATRGFYCLRFNIIFNKCLAGSKGRIHPEVDPSVITKLRKFFHPFNQKFYQITGRTLNWP from the exons ATGCTATTCAAACAGCAGGCGTGGCTGAGACAGAAGCTCCTGGTGCTGGGAAGCCTTGCCGTTGGGAGTCTCCTGTATCTAGTCGCCAGAGTTGGGAGCTTGGATAG GCTACAACCCATTTGCCCCATTGAAGGTCGACTGGGTGGAGCCCGCAGTCAGGCTGAATTCCCACTCCGCGCCCTGCAGTTTAAGCGTGGCCTGCTGCACGAGTTCCGGAAGGGCAACGCTTCCAAGGAGCAGGTTCGCCTCCATGACCTGGTCCAGCAGCTCCCCAAGGCCATTATCATTGGGGTGAGGAAAGGAGGCACAAGGGCCCTGCTTGAAATGCTGAACCTACATCCGGCAGTAGTCAAAGCCTCTCAAGAAATCCACTTTTTTGATAATGATGAGAATTATGGTAAGGGCATTGAGTGGTATAGGAAAAAGATGCCTTTTTCCTACCCTCAGCAAATCACAATTGAAAAGAGCCCAGCATATTTTATCACAGAGGAGGTTCCAGAAAGGATTTACAAAATGAACTCATCCATCAAGTTGTTGATCATTGTCAGGGAGCCAACCACAAGAGCTATTTCTGATTATACTCAGGTGCtagaggggaaggagaggaagaataaAACTTATTACAAGTTTGAGAAGCTGGCCATAGACCCTAATACATGCGAAGTGAACACAAAATACAAAGCAGTAAGAACAAGCATCTACACCAAACATCTGGAAAGGTGGTTGAAATACTTTCCAATTGAGCAATTTCATGTCGTCGATGGAGATCGCCTCATCACGGAACCTCTGCCAGAACTTCAGCTCGTGGAGAAGTTCCTAAATCTGCCTCCAAGGATAAGTCAATACAATTTATACTTCAATGCTACCAGAGGGTTTTACTGCTTGCGGTTTAATATTATCTTTAATAAGTGCCTGGCGGGCAGCAAGGGGCGCATTCATCCAGAGGTGGACCCCTCTGTCATTACTAAATTGCGCAAATTCTTTCATCCTTTTAATCAAAAATTTTACCAGATCACTGGGAGGACATTGAACTGGCCCTAA